A stretch of the Arachis stenosperma cultivar V10309 chromosome 6, arast.V10309.gnm1.PFL2, whole genome shotgun sequence genome encodes the following:
- the LOC130932438 gene encoding pentatricopeptide repeat-containing protein At4g01570-like has product MVDLWQRNRASKKLGDILTVASITKALSESGGTRNLPPSLKLTHSIVLNVLSNPSLHPSNKLHFFLWSRSHSSAPPPSAAAYSSLFRTLSHPAHLHHVPALLHSLKQDSLLLDSRSFKLLLDASILSAKFDLALQLLDYLQDLGGNLQPQIYNSVLVALVRKNQVPLALSIFFKLLDSTDDGFDSNTANELLVSLRKAGMKLEFKQVFDRLREKKGFAFDTWGYNICIYAFGCWGDLGASLTLFKEMKLKEKEKEKESLDYGSGSHACSSVGPDLCTYNSLISVLCKVGRVNDALKVFQELKEGSGHEPDEFTYRILVQGCSKTYRVHNATLIFNEMQNNGFRPDTVVYNSMLDGLFKARKLTEACQLFEKMIEQGVKASCWTYNILVDGLLKNGRAEAAYTLFCDLKKKGQFVDGVTYSIIVLQFCREGQLEEALQLVEEMESRGFVVDLVTITSLLISIHRHGCWDWTDRLMRHVRESDLVLSVLKWKAGMEASLKNPKSKRDDYSPMFPSKGDFSDVMSFITNAQDATLDSQHGSSFQDKESSGNKIDEWSSSPHMDKLAESSLSTSQLFTPCRAQRVQEKGPDSFDIDMVNTFLSIFLAKGKLSLACKLFEIFTDAGVDPVSYTFNSMMSSFVKRGYFTEAWAILNQMGENLCPTDIATYNMIIQSLGKMGRADLASAVLDRLLKQGGYLDVVMYNTFINALGKAGRIDEANKFFEQMKSSGINPDVVTYNILIEIHSKAGRLKDAYKFLKMMLDAGCPPNHVTDTTLDYLGREIDKLRYQRASILSERDDTS; this is encoded by the coding sequence ATGGTGGATTTGTGGCAAAGAAACCGTGCATCAAAAAAACTGGGAGACATTCTCACTGTGGCCTCCATCACCAAAGCTCTCTCAGAATCAGGAGGAACACGCAACCTTCCTCCCTCTCTCAAACTCACTCATTCCATCGTCCTCAACGTCCTCTCCAACCCCTCCCTCCACCCTTCCAACAAGCTCCATTTCTTCCTCTGGTCTCGTTCCCATTCCTCCGCCCCTCCCCCCTCCGCCGCCGCCTACTCCTCCCTCTTCCGCACTCTCTCCCACCCCGCCCACCTCCACCATGTCCCCGCCCTCCTCCACTCCCTCAAACAAGACTCCCTCCTTCTCGATTCCCGCTCCTTCAAGCTTCTCCTCGACGCCTCCATCCTCTCCGCCAAATTTGATTTGGCTCTGCAACTCTTGGATTACTTGCAAGATCTTGGCGGCAACCTCCAGCCTCAAATCTACAACTCTGTTCTCGTTGCTCTCGTTAGGAAGAACCAAGTGCCGCTGGCTTTGTCCATCTTCTTCAAGCTTCTTGATTCCACCGATGATGGTTTTGATTCCAATACAGCCAATGAGTTGTTGGTTTCTCTTAGGAAAGCAGGAATGAAGCTGGAGTTCAAACAAGTTTTTGATAGACTTAGAGAGAAGAAAGGTTTTGCTTTTGATACTTGGGGCTACAACATTTGCATCTATGCATTTGGTTGTTGGGGTGATCTTGGTGCTTCTTTGACCCTCTTCAAGGAGATGAAGttgaaggagaaggagaaggagaaggagtcGTTGGATTATGGTTCCGGCAGCCATGCTTGTTCTTCTGTTGGACCTGATTTGTGCACGTATAACAGTCTCATCAGTGTGCTTTGTAAGGTAGGCAGAGTCAATGATGCACTTAAAGTGTTTCAAGAGCTCAAAGAAGGATCTGGCCATGAACCTGACGAGTTCACTTATAGGATCCTTGTTCAGGGTTGTTCCAAGACTTACAGAGTACATAATGCCACCCTGATTTTCAATGAGATGCAGAATAATGGATTTCGACCTGATACGGTTGTTTATAATTCTATGCTTGATGGACTCTTCAAGGCCAGGAAGCTTACAGAGGCCTGCCAACTGTTCGAGAAAATGATCGAACAAGGCGTGAAGGCATCTTGCTGGACGTATAATATTCTGGTTGATGGATTGCTTAAAAATGGGAGAGCTGAAGCCGCGTATACTCTCTTCTGCGACCTCAAGAAGAAAGGCCAGTTCGTTGATGGTGTTACTTACAGTATCATTGTGCTGCAATTTTGTCGAGAGGGTCAACTTGAGGAGGCACTACAATTGGTGGAAGAGATGGAAAGCAGAGGTTTTGTTGTTGATCTGGTTACGATAACATCGCTCTTGATTAGCATTCATAGACATGGTTGCTGGGACTGGACGGACAGGCTTATGAGGCATGTGAGGGAGAGTGATCTGGTGCTTAGTGTTCTCAAGTGGAAAGCTGGAATGGAGGCTTCTTTGAAGAACCCAAAGAGCAAGAGAGACGATTATTCGCCAATGTTCCCTTCCAAAGGAGACTTTAGTGATGTCATGAGCTTCATAACTAATGCTCAGGACGCCACCCTTGATTCACAGCACGGTTCGAGTTTTCAAGACAAGGAGAGTTCCGGTAACAAAATTGATGAGTGGTCGTCGTCTCCACACATGGATAAATTGGCCGAGTCCTCGCTCAGCACTTCCCAGTTGTTTACTCCTTGTCGTGCGCAAAGAGTTCAAGAAAAGGGGCCAGATTCTTTTGATATTGATATGGTGAATACTTTCTTGTCTATATTCCTGGCCAAGGGAAAGTTGAGCTTAGCTTGCAAGTTATTTGAAATTTTCACTGATGCAGGTGTGGATCCTGTGAGTTACACTTTTAATTCTATGATGAGCTCATTTGTCAAAAGAGGTTATTTCACTGAAGCTTGGGCTATCCTGAACCAAATGGGAGAAAATCTTTGCCCAACTGACATAGCAACATATAATATGATAATTCAAAGCTTAGGAAAGATGGGAAGAGCAGATCTGGCCAGTGCTGTTCTTGATAGGCTGCTGAAGCAAGGTGGCTATCTCGACGTTGTTATGTATAACACATTTATCAATGCTCTGGGAAAGGCAGGCCGGATTGATGAGGCGAACAAGTTCTTTGAGCAAATGAAGAGTAGTGGGATAAATCCCGATGTTGTCacatataatatattaattgaaattCACAGCAAGGCAGGACGGTTGAAGGATGCATATAAGTTCTTGAAAATGATGTTGGATGCTGGATGTCCTCCTAACCATGTTACGGACACAACATTGGATTATCTGGGAAGAGAAATCGATAAACTGAGATACCAAAGGGCATCAATTCTGAGTGAAAGAGATGATACTTCTTGA
- the LOC130933437 gene encoding pre-mRNA-splicing factor SLU7-like, translated as MATASVAFKSREDHRKQIELEEARKAGLAPAEVDEDGKEINPHIPQYMSSAPWYLNAERPSLKHQRKWKSDPNYTKSWYDRGAKIFQADKYRKGACENCGAMTHDAKSCMERPRRVGAKWTNKHIAPDEKIETFELDYDGKRDRWNGYDASTYARVIERYEARDEARKKYLKEQQLKKLEKSNQNGEEDAASDEDEEEDDLRVDEAKVDESKQMDFAKVEKRVRTTGGGSTGTVRNLRIREDTAKYLLNLEVNSAHYDPKTRSMREDPLPDADPNEKFYGGDNQYRNSGQALEFKELNIHAWEAFDKGQDVHMQAAPSQAELLYKNFKVMKEKLKSQTKDTIVEKYGNAADEDKLPRELLLGQSERQVEYDRAGRIIKGQEAALPRSKYEEDVYINNHTTVWGSWWRDHQWGYKCCKQTIRNSYCTGAAGIEAAEAASDLMKANIARKEAAAEDPTPTEEKKLATWGTDVPDDLVLDDKLLAEALKKEDQRKREEKDERKRKYNVRWNDEVTAEDMEAYRMKRVHHDDPMKDFLN; from the exons ATGGCCACCGCTTCAG TGGCATTCAAGTCCAGGGAGGACCATCGCAAACAGATTGAGTTAGAGGAAGCACGTAAAGCTGGGCTTGCCCCAGCTGAGGTGGATGAAGATGGTAAAGAAATTAACCCTCACATTCCCCAGTATATGTCATCTGCACCTTGGTATCTTAACGCTGAGAGACCT AGTTTAAAACATCAAAGGAAGTGGAAATCCGATCCCAATTACACCAAATCATGGTATGATAGAGGTGCTAAAATTTTCCAGGCTGACAAGTACAGGAAAGGTGCATGTGAAAA CTGTGGAGCTATGACACATGATGCTAAGTCATGCATGGAAAGACCAAGGAGAGTGGGAGCAAAATGGACAAACAAGCACATAGCCCCTGATGAAAAGATAGAAACTTTTGAGCTTGACTATGATGGCAAACGGGACAGGTGGAATGGGTATGATGCTTCaacttatgctcgagtcattgAGAGGTATGAAGCTAGAGATGAAGCTCGAAAGAAGTACTTAAAGGAACAACAGCTTAAGAAGTTGGAGAAGAGCAACCAAAATGGGGAGGAGGATGCTGCAAGTGATGAGGATGAAGAGGAAGATGACCTAAGGGTAGATGAAGCAAAGGTTGATGAAAGCAAACAAATGGACTTTGCAAAGGTTGAGAAGCGTGTGCGTACAACAGGTGGTGGAAGTACAGGAACTGTGAG gaACCTGCGTATTCGAGAGGATACTGCCAAATACCTTCTCAATCTTGAAGTCAATTCTGCACACTACGATCCCAAGACCAGGTCTATGCGTGAAGATCCTCTTCCGGATGCAGATCCAAATGAGAAGTTTTATGGG GGTGATAACCAATATAGAAATAGTGGTCAAGCTCTAGAATTTAAGGAATTAAACATCCATGCTTGGGAAGCATTTGACAAGGGGCAAGATGTTCACATGCAAGCAGCTCCATCACAAGCTGAATTGCTCTATAAGAATTTTAAGGTCATGAAGGAGAAACTGAAATCTCAAACAAAGGACACCATTGTAGAGAAGTATGGCAATGCAGCTGATGAGGACAAACTTCCAAGAGAACTCCTTCTTGGTCAAAGTGAGAGGCAAGTCGAGTATGATCGAGCTGGTAGAATTATCAAGGGACAG GAGGCTGCACTTCCTAGAAGCAAGTATGAGGAGGATGTTTACATTAACAACCATACTACTGTTTGGGGCTCATGGTGGAGGGATCACCAATGGGGCTATAAGTGCTGCAAGCAGACCATACGTAATAGCTATTGCACTGGTGCTGCCGGTATAGAGGCTGCTGAGGCTGCAAGTGATCTTATGAAGGCTAATATTGCCCGTAAGGAGGCTGCTGCAG AGGATCCTACACCTACAGAGGAGAAAAAGCTTGCTACATGGGGAACTGATGTCCCTGATGATCTAGTCCTGGATGACAAGTTGCTAGCTGAGGCCCTCAAAAAG GAGGATCaaaggaagagagaagagaaagatgAGAGGAAGCGTAAATATAATGTCAGATGGAATGATGAG GTTACGGCTGAGGATATGGAGGCATACAGGATGAAGAGAGTACACCATGATGATCCAATGAAAGACTTCCTGAACTGA